The Streptosporangiales bacterium genome contains a region encoding:
- a CDS encoding DUF624 domain-containing protein has protein sequence MGDQGTRDGGHPVTAGKPAERADVELSGRLAPLYRLLRWPARLALANRLWAAGTIAGLGVFGVAPATVAMFWLLREYDRGRQPQAVRGFWMQWRAELGRSQLRLGLPLATVFVHAFYLAAAYQQPGLRPVAGGLAIVLAGYLGTLLPAALVHFDLGATASWRVAAVAAWRQPLLSLAIAVTNAGLLVLMLWAVPAALVFYAASVPGYVGLKAALYAFGKLT, from the coding sequence GTGGGAGATCAGGGAACGCGAGATGGGGGCCATCCCGTGACAGCCGGCAAACCGGCGGAGCGGGCGGACGTCGAACTGTCCGGCCGGCTCGCGCCGCTTTACCGGCTGCTGCGCTGGCCGGCGCGACTGGCTCTGGCCAACCGGCTGTGGGCGGCAGGCACGATCGCCGGCCTCGGCGTGTTCGGCGTCGCACCGGCGACGGTGGCGATGTTCTGGTTGCTCCGGGAGTACGACCGCGGCCGGCAACCGCAGGCGGTGCGGGGCTTCTGGATGCAGTGGCGCGCCGAGCTCGGCCGGTCGCAGCTGCGGCTCGGGTTACCGCTGGCCACCGTGTTCGTGCACGCGTTCTACCTGGCGGCCGCATACCAACAGCCTGGCCTGCGGCCGGTTGCCGGCGGGCTCGCGATCGTCCTCGCCGGCTACCTCGGCACGCTCCTGCCGGCCGCCCTCGTGCACTTCGACCTCGGGGCGACCGCGAGCTGGCGGGTGGCAGCGGTTGCCGCCTGGCGGCAACCGCTGCTCTCCCTCGCCATCGCCGTGACCAACGCCGGCCTGCTCGTCCTCATGCTCTGGGCCGTACCGGCGGCGCTGGTCTTCTACGCGGCGAGCGTGCCCGGCTACGTGGGCTTGAAAGCAGCGCTCTACGCGTTCGGCAAACTCACCTGA